Proteins from a single region of Cytophagaceae bacterium:
- a CDS encoding polysaccharide biosynthesis protein, translating to MGMLKKLAGDTMLYGMGTIVPRLINWLLVIVHTRAFVEPEMLADNSQLYTYVVTLNIIYTFGMETTFFRYGSKKENQQEAFNQILSFVLVLGAVLSGLFIIFATPIIEAIGFPGKERLVIWLSIIMFIDTLCAIAFVKLRANNRAKKFVIARILNISINIGLNLFLIIFCKNIVEGKSLPDWLGFASFFYNPAVGPDYIIWANYVASLVTLLLLWREFVGFKFDLNLEKIKPIVKYAFPLMLMGLAGAINLTADRLMFRSLLPEGFYPDFPRSDQAFSIYAQVYKLSIFMTLVVQAYRYAADPLFFAKMGDKSSPGLIALSTKWFTIACMAIWLGVSLNLGWIQNLIGENYRSAVYIVPVLLLANLFVGVFGNISIWYKLSDKTQFGTYFTVGGMIITVVLNILLIPVLGYLGSSITFAVSTFGMLVASYYYGQKYFPVPYDLKYLMLYFVVATGLIVAFGYVIKPLGIPGILVNNFLIISFLIGIYYLEFKVRKDGGLRMPVVKYDNILESDD from the coding sequence ATGGGAATGTTAAAAAAACTTGCGGGAGACACCATGCTGTATGGCATGGGTACTATTGTGCCGCGACTGATCAACTGGCTGCTGGTGATAGTGCATACCAGAGCGTTTGTTGAGCCCGAAATGCTGGCAGACAACTCGCAACTTTATACCTATGTGGTCACGCTTAATATCATTTATACTTTTGGTATGGAGACGACCTTTTTTAGGTATGGCTCAAAAAAAGAAAATCAACAAGAGGCTTTTAATCAAATACTTAGCTTTGTGTTGGTGTTGGGTGCCGTTCTATCGGGCTTGTTTATAATTTTTGCCACACCTATTATTGAGGCCATTGGGTTTCCGGGGAAAGAAAGGCTGGTGATTTGGCTTTCCATTATTATGTTTATCGATACCCTTTGTGCCATTGCATTCGTAAAACTCAGAGCCAATAACCGTGCGAAAAAGTTTGTTATCGCCCGTATTCTCAATATTTCAATCAATATTGGCCTTAATCTTTTTCTGATTATTTTCTGCAAAAATATTGTGGAGGGCAAGAGTCTGCCCGATTGGCTTGGGTTTGCCTCTTTTTTTTATAATCCTGCGGTAGGTCCCGATTATATAATCTGGGCCAACTATGTAGCGAGTTTAGTAACCTTACTTTTGCTTTGGCGGGAATTTGTCGGATTTAAATTTGACCTGAATTTAGAAAAAATCAAACCAATTGTAAAGTATGCGTTTCCGCTGATGCTGATGGGGCTTGCGGGAGCTATAAATCTTACTGCCGACAGGCTGATGTTTCGAAGTTTGCTTCCGGAAGGTTTTTACCCCGACTTCCCAAGGTCAGATCAGGCATTTAGTATTTATGCTCAGGTATATAAACTTTCAATTTTTATGACTTTGGTGGTGCAGGCTTACCGTTATGCTGCCGATCCATTGTTTTTTGCAAAAATGGGCGACAAAAGTTCACCGGGTCTCATTGCACTGAGTACCAAATGGTTTACGATTGCCTGTATGGCTATTTGGTTGGGTGTAAGCCTGAATCTCGGGTGGATTCAAAACCTGATTGGCGAAAATTACCGCTCAGCAGTGTATATAGTGCCGGTACTATTGCTTGCCAACCTTTTTGTGGGTGTTTTTGGGAACATTTCGATTTGGTACAAACTTTCAGATAAAACCCAGTTTGGAACTTATTTCACAGTGGGAGGGATGATCATCACCGTGGTTTTGAATATTTTGCTAATACCAGTTTTGGGTTATCTTGGAAGCTCCATAACTTTTGCAGTAAGTACTTTTGGTATGTTGGTGGCCAGTTATTATTATGGTCAAAAATATTTTCCGGTGCCATATGATCTCAAATATCTGATGCTCTATTTTGTAGTTGCTACGGGGCTAATTGTGGCGTTTGGATATGTCATTAAACCTTTAGGAATTCCAGGGATTTTAGTAAATAATTTTCTTATTATCAGTTTTTTAATTGGGATATATTATCTGGAGTTTAAAGTAAGAAAAGATGGTGGGCTCAGGATGCCGGTGGTGAAGTACGACAATATTTTGGAAAGTGATGATTAA
- a CDS encoding response regulator, with protein sequence MGSTINYAILQEFALLYELSLSVGNSLDLHKTSGEFMSVLLRQKNIDYGAVWFENKDSEENGQTTFDLIYSYPDFSFIKKRKTISSDFYENIKINGSELIENEEDIKVFSHNSNEQTKGDYWIINLPDLGFIKLFFRENNQSKTGFNKQTVKKIAKVIQKFSIALKSCQLHSRIIEETNEKLKYQAETKKLAIVAQKTDNAIVITDTFGRIEWVNEAFTQITEYTIDEAAGKTPGSLLQGPETDLKTREIVNTKIKNKESFRIEILNYAKSGRKYWIDLSIQPIFDTHGNLVNYIAVNTDITQRKEFELKLTEAKEKAEEAGRIKQEFMAVISHEIHTPLNAIVGMTNLIQKTVLTPQQTDYVHTLSVSSENLRGIINGILDFAKIESGKLSLQNVPFNLKKILSNIVDSNQFRAEEKGLGLFLKFDDRADLPLVGDPVRISQILLNLISNAIKFTEKGHIQIETRLITRMRNAMVLDISVTDTGKGISPDKIDKVFDSFTQEDSSISRKYGGTGLGLSISKELVALMGGDLKVKSQLGTGSTFNFVLGFQISESVLEEQETDQSAEKKLAGKQILLVEDNPMNQFFARKLLEGWGIYVEIAENGKIGLEKSNSKYYDAILMDIQMPEMDGFTATKLIRAENKSIPIIALTALTVEEEVAKFKSVGMNDYILKPFEPQNLLKILLKHLLPHEEFSLSGKIKNEAEEVMSTSHYNPDLMLQMMKGNKVQASQMENLFLKQTQETIENFEKFYKNKQWNDICMAAHKIKASIDWLHVNSLKQPIRVIENSCRQEINEAELKEQLDICIKIMKEVCVEISNLGH encoded by the coding sequence ATGGGAAGTACAATCAATTACGCCATTCTTCAGGAGTTTGCTTTATTGTATGAACTGTCACTTTCCGTAGGAAACTCACTTGATCTGCACAAAACCAGTGGCGAGTTTATGTCGGTGTTGCTCAGGCAAAAAAACATAGACTATGGAGCAGTATGGTTTGAAAACAAAGATTCGGAAGAAAACGGACAAACTACTTTTGATTTGATTTATTCTTATCCTGATTTTAGTTTTATTAAAAAACGGAAAACAATTAGTTCCGATTTTTACGAAAATATAAAAATTAATGGTAGTGAATTGATTGAAAATGAAGAAGATATAAAAGTTTTTTCTCACAACTCCAATGAACAAACCAAAGGCGACTATTGGATAATCAACCTACCTGATCTGGGTTTTATCAAATTATTTTTCAGAGAAAATAATCAATCAAAAACTGGATTTAACAAACAAACCGTAAAAAAAATCGCCAAGGTTATCCAGAAATTCAGCATCGCTCTTAAGTCTTGTCAACTACACAGCCGCATAATAGAAGAAACAAATGAAAAATTAAAATATCAGGCCGAAACCAAGAAACTGGCAATTGTAGCCCAAAAAACAGACAATGCCATTGTAATTACTGATACTTTTGGCAGAATAGAATGGGTTAACGAAGCTTTTACCCAGATTACTGAATACACCATTGATGAAGCAGCTGGAAAAACGCCGGGATCTTTACTTCAAGGGCCGGAAACCGACTTAAAAACCAGGGAGATCGTTAACACAAAAATTAAAAACAAGGAAAGTTTCAGAATAGAAATTTTGAATTATGCAAAGTCAGGCCGTAAATATTGGATCGACCTATCCATACAGCCAATTTTCGATACTCATGGTAATCTTGTAAATTATATTGCTGTAAACACCGATATCACTCAACGTAAAGAATTTGAGCTCAAACTGACTGAAGCCAAAGAAAAAGCAGAAGAAGCCGGCCGTATAAAACAGGAATTCATGGCGGTGATTTCGCATGAAATTCATACTCCGCTCAATGCAATTGTGGGCATGACCAACCTCATTCAGAAAACCGTGCTTACACCTCAGCAAACCGACTATGTGCATACTTTGAGTGTTTCTTCGGAAAATCTGAGAGGAATTATTAATGGAATTCTTGATTTTGCAAAGATAGAATCAGGAAAACTGAGCCTGCAAAATGTACCTTTTAACCTCAAGAAAATTCTGAGTAACATCGTTGATAGCAACCAATTCAGGGCCGAAGAAAAAGGTCTGGGATTGTTTCTTAAATTTGACGACCGTGCCGATCTGCCGTTGGTTGGTGACCCTGTAAGAATTAGTCAGATTCTTCTAAATCTGATCAGTAATGCTATTAAATTTACAGAAAAAGGTCATATTCAAATCGAAACAAGGCTAATTACCCGTATGCGTAACGCAATGGTTCTCGACATAAGCGTTACAGACACAGGTAAAGGAATTTCACCTGACAAAATAGATAAAGTCTTTGATAGCTTTACCCAGGAAGATTCCTCTATTTCAAGAAAATACGGTGGTACAGGACTGGGTTTGAGTATTTCAAAAGAATTGGTAGCCTTAATGGGGGGAGATTTAAAAGTGAAAAGTCAATTGGGAACAGGCTCAACATTTAATTTTGTTTTAGGTTTCCAAATAAGCGAGAGCGTACTGGAAGAACAGGAAACCGACCAAAGTGCGGAGAAAAAACTCGCCGGCAAACAAATATTGTTGGTGGAAGATAACCCTATGAATCAGTTTTTTGCAAGAAAATTGCTGGAAGGCTGGGGAATATATGTTGAAATCGCGGAAAACGGAAAAATAGGTCTCGAAAAATCCAATTCCAAATATTACGATGCCATTTTGATGGATATTCAAATGCCGGAGATGGACGGATTTACCGCCACAAAACTCATAAGAGCAGAAAATAAAAGCATTCCGATAATTGCCCTCACTGCCCTTACCGTTGAAGAGGAAGTGGCGAAATTTAAGAGCGTTGGCATGAATGACTATATTTTGAAGCCATTTGAGCCGCAAAATCTTTTGAAAATATTATTAAAACATCTGTTGCCTCATGAAGAGTTCTCGCTTTCGGGAAAAATAAAAAATGAAGCCGAAGAGGTAATGAGTACCAGCCATTACAATCCTGACCTTATGCTTCAGATGATGAAAGGCAATAAGGTGCAGGCAAGTCAAATGGAAAATCTGTTTTTAAAACAAACTCAGGAAACCATAGAAAACTTCGAGAAATTCTATAAAAACAAGCAATGGAATGACATTTGTATGGCTGCCCACAAAATCAAAGCCTCAATTGACTGGTTGCACGTGAACTCATTGAAACAGCCCATCAGAGTTATCGAAAATTCATGTCGTCAGGAAATCAATGAAGCCGAACTCAAAGAGCAGCTTGATATCTGTATAAAAATAATGAAGGAAGTGTGCGTTGAAATCAGTAATCTGGGGCACTGA
- a CDS encoding FIST C-terminal domain-containing protein, giving the protein MYFESIKNITQSTLEQLKAASGYHLVFVAEHSGHEAEDLIKLLNQNNIDFFGAIYPTIFMETHNYTSGLIIIPAKGVKKVVTITKSDEAVKEQLGDMSQYQTAFLLIDGLMDNKDELFRNIYSLVGTNINIIGGGAGYFTLEQKPCLFTNEGIFMDGAVLAMIENKSMVAVKHGWDMFAGPFMVTSSDKNIIQEINWQPAFEIYKSAIEEKTDYRFTDENYFEIAKMFPIGIHKDGKEYVVRDPYVLHENGHIECISDIPENSMIYILNGDPDTLIDAAQEVALSTADKDRDCKCLMVFDCITRVMYLGDRFEEELSVMKNLNAGVPPTVYGVSTLGEIASTGYGYVEFYNKTIVAAAIY; this is encoded by the coding sequence ATGTATTTCGAATCAATCAAAAATATCACCCAGTCAACACTTGAGCAGCTAAAGGCAGCTTCAGGTTATCATTTGGTTTTTGTAGCTGAGCATTCAGGGCACGAAGCTGAGGATCTAATCAAGCTCCTGAACCAAAACAATATTGATTTTTTTGGAGCCATTTATCCCACAATATTTATGGAAACCCATAATTATACCTCTGGTTTAATCATTATTCCTGCCAAAGGTGTAAAAAAAGTGGTTACAATTACCAAGTCTGATGAAGCAGTCAAAGAGCAACTGGGAGACATGTCACAATATCAGACAGCTTTTTTGTTGATTGATGGTCTCATGGACAATAAAGACGAGCTTTTCCGCAACATCTATAGTTTGGTCGGAACAAATATCAATATAATCGGAGGGGGAGCAGGGTATTTTACATTAGAGCAAAAACCCTGTTTGTTTACCAATGAAGGCATTTTTATGGATGGAGCCGTTTTGGCAATGATAGAAAACAAAAGTATGGTGGCCGTAAAACATGGTTGGGATATGTTTGCGGGACCTTTTATGGTGACTTCATCTGATAAAAACATCATTCAGGAAATCAACTGGCAGCCTGCATTTGAAATCTATAAAAGTGCAATAGAAGAAAAAACAGATTATAGATTTACTGATGAAAACTATTTCGAAATCGCCAAGATGTTCCCCATAGGTATTCACAAAGACGGCAAAGAATATGTGGTACGCGATCCTTATGTATTGCACGAAAACGGACATATCGAATGCATTTCCGATATACCTGAGAATTCGATGATATATATTCTAAATGGAGACCCTGATACACTGATTGATGCAGCACAGGAAGTAGCACTTTCTACTGCCGACAAAGACCGCGACTGTAAATGCCTTATGGTTTTTGATTGTATTACACGTGTGATGTATCTGGGAGATCGTTTTGAAGAAGAACTCAGCGTCATGAAAAACCTTAACGCTGGGGTGCCTCCTACCGTATATGGAGTTTCAACCCTTGGCGAAATCGCTTCGACCGGTTATGGTTATGTAGAATTTTATAACAAAACAATTGTAGCAGCAGCAATTTATTAG
- a CDS encoding sigma-54-dependent Fis family transcriptional regulator, producing the protein MENVQTIFIVEDDAFYGAMLEYHLSLNPEYSIQRFENGKSFLESMYKKPMAITLDYSLPDMDGETILKKIKQDYPEIPVIVISGQEDISTAVQLLKLGAYDYIVKDENTKERLWNAILKVKETHQLREEISVLREEVREKYEFSNIIKGNSSSIQRVFSLMEKASNSQINVSIYGETGTGKELVAKAIHHNSARSKKPFVAVNMAAIPRELVESEMFGHEKGSFTGAQNRRIGKFEEATGGTLFLDEIGEMDPTMQAKILRVLQEQEVVRVGGNQVVKIDVRIIVATHRNLAEEVQKGNFREDLYYRLLGLNIQLPPLRDRGNDIVLLSKYFIEEFIKRNRLPRLQLSQEASQKLMGYTYPGNIRELKAIVELSCVMAIDGVITEEDITFNSIKPEGAFLLEEITLREYTRKIVSHFLKKYDGDVLLVAEKLDVGKSTIYNMIKNGEI; encoded by the coding sequence TGCTTGAGTATCACCTGTCACTCAATCCTGAGTACAGTATTCAAAGATTTGAAAACGGGAAATCGTTTTTGGAAAGCATGTATAAAAAACCCATGGCAATTACGCTTGATTATTCTTTGCCAGATATGGACGGCGAGACCATTCTTAAGAAAATCAAACAAGATTATCCTGAGATTCCGGTAATAGTCATTTCGGGGCAGGAAGATATTTCAACAGCGGTACAATTGCTCAAGTTGGGTGCTTATGATTATATTGTTAAAGACGAAAATACTAAAGAGCGGCTTTGGAATGCCATTTTAAAAGTAAAAGAAACCCACCAATTGAGGGAGGAAATATCGGTACTGAGAGAAGAGGTAAGAGAAAAGTATGAATTTAGTAATATTATTAAAGGTAACTCATCAAGTATTCAGCGGGTTTTTTCTTTAATGGAAAAGGCATCAAACAGCCAGATAAATGTTTCGATTTACGGCGAAACAGGAACTGGTAAGGAACTGGTAGCCAAGGCCATACATCACAATTCGGCGAGAAGCAAAAAACCTTTTGTGGCCGTAAATATGGCTGCAATACCTAGAGAACTTGTTGAAAGCGAGATGTTTGGTCATGAAAAGGGCTCATTTACGGGTGCTCAAAATCGCCGTATAGGCAAATTTGAAGAAGCTACCGGAGGGACACTTTTCCTTGACGAAATTGGTGAGATGGACCCTACCATGCAGGCAAAAATATTACGTGTGCTGCAAGAACAGGAAGTAGTGCGGGTCGGAGGAAATCAGGTTGTAAAAATAGATGTAAGAATAATTGTAGCAACACACCGAAACCTTGCAGAGGAAGTTCAAAAAGGAAATTTCAGGGAAGACCTTTACTATCGTTTACTAGGTCTCAACATACAGCTGCCTCCACTTCGTGACCGGGGCAATGACATCGTATTGCTATCAAAATATTTTATTGAAGAATTTATAAAACGCAATCGCCTTCCAAGGCTACAGCTTTCACAAGAAGCCTCTCAAAAACTAATGGGCTACACTTATCCGGGAAATATCCGAGAGCTTAAGGCAATTGTGGAGCTTTCGTGTGTGATGGCTATAGATGGGGTTATAACCGAAGAGGACATTACTTTTAACTCTATTAAACCCGAGGGAGCGTTTTTGCTGGAAGAAATAACCCTTCGGGAATACACCCGAAAGATAGTCAGTCATTTTTTAAAAAAATACGACGGGGATGTTTTGCTTGTAGCCGAAAAACTCGATGTGGGTAAATCTACAATTTATAACATGATAAAAAACGGGGAAATATAA
- a CDS encoding heme NO-binding domain-containing protein produces the protein MKGLVFTEFLEMVEEKFGYVTVDKIIESSELPSGGKYTSIGNYSHRELMALVTELSKIQQIPTTEIMKSYGHHLIEVFIQKFGVFFEETQDVFKFYQNIDQFIHLEVSKQNVAANQHQFEFVQSENGADQMIYYSKKKIAFLAEGLFAATLEHFKAKATLEKEEILGEEPMVKFIISKI, from the coding sequence ATGAAAGGTTTAGTATTTACAGAGTTTTTGGAGATGGTGGAAGAGAAATTTGGCTACGTAACCGTGGACAAAATCATCGAATCTTCAGAATTGCCCTCTGGTGGGAAATATACCTCCATAGGTAATTATTCGCACAGAGAACTTATGGCTTTGGTTACTGAACTTTCAAAGATTCAGCAAATTCCGACCACGGAGATAATGAAATCTTATGGTCACCACCTAATAGAAGTCTTTATTCAGAAATTCGGGGTGTTTTTTGAGGAAACTCAGGATGTTTTTAAATTTTATCAAAATATTGATCAATTTATCCATTTGGAAGTATCAAAACAAAACGTGGCGGCCAATCAGCACCAGTTTGAGTTTGTGCAATCAGAAAATGGAGCAGATCAGATGATATATTATTCAAAGAAGAAAATTGCGTTTTTAGCCGAGGGGCTATTTGCCGCTACGCTGGAGCATTTCAAGGCAAAAGCGACATTGGAAAAAGAAGAAATTCTTGGCGAAGAACCTATGGTTAAGTTTATTATTTCCAAAATATGA
- a CDS encoding response regulator: protein MSSELELLKKRIEREKAARQEAETLLEAKSYELYLAKKELENEIERRTTELNNFEEKYRKVMENLELGMIEVDTEDKITKVYPSFIKLTGYTDEDLLGKIAKDILLADPAFLQTISNQNSKRKDGESGIYELPLKKKNGEVIWVIISGSPIKDINGNVVGSVGIHYDITYKKRTQEALEQANYEAEKARMSEKRFLANMSHEIRTPINGILGMAHLLADTMPSPKQSEYIRAILYSADMLQNLVSDILDISKIEAGEMQLMEQTFSLKDLISSILQTFRLRLTGKNVELDFNYDSEIENEVIGDSTFLTQILMNLLSNAAKFTEVGKIGVEVGLLCKLGDYYMTEIKVSDTGKGIPANQIGKIFDSFKQVDEQNKSKYGGTGLGLAIVKQLVNLHGGEISVDSEEGKGSTFIFTMPLKDSYQKPKDLIEMSENLSDTVFNAKILLAEDNLLNLKYAESLLTKWGIEVHKAENGLIALQLHENHKFDLILMDIRMPELDGYETTKKIRENDKLTPIIALTASAVNDEIEQARLFGMNDILTKPFAPNQLKAMLGKYLLVQKPSENRKIQEPEETTNDYLEKIYGNDVRYASDMFELFLNTVPAQMQQLENLVNDAKIGDIGYLAHQMKPSFSMVGIPELTTSFQSLEKLAKNQSEIFEIKNEFKTIKTLFENKLDWIKSESGKLKSKA, encoded by the coding sequence ATGAGCTCAGAATTAGAGTTATTAAAAAAGCGAATCGAAAGAGAAAAAGCCGCCCGTCAGGAAGCCGAAACTTTGCTTGAAGCGAAGTCATACGAGCTTTATTTGGCCAAAAAAGAGCTTGAAAATGAAATCGAAAGACGGACTACTGAGCTAAATAACTTTGAGGAAAAATATCGGAAAGTAATGGAAAACCTTGAACTCGGAATGATCGAGGTTGACACTGAAGACAAAATCACGAAGGTTTATCCAAGTTTTATTAAGCTAACCGGTTATACTGATGAAGACCTGCTTGGAAAAATAGCCAAAGATATACTTTTGGCAGACCCGGCATTTCTACAAACTATAAGTAATCAGAATTCGAAAAGAAAAGATGGAGAGTCGGGAATATATGAGCTTCCACTAAAAAAGAAAAATGGTGAAGTGATTTGGGTTATTATCAGTGGTTCCCCCATTAAGGATATTAATGGTAATGTGGTGGGCTCGGTGGGCATTCACTATGACATTACTTACAAAAAACGTACACAGGAGGCTCTCGAACAGGCAAATTATGAAGCCGAAAAAGCCAGGATGTCTGAGAAGAGGTTTCTGGCTAATATGAGCCATGAGATCAGAACTCCAATTAATGGTATTTTAGGAATGGCTCATTTACTGGCCGACACGATGCCTTCGCCTAAGCAATCGGAATATATCAGAGCAATTTTGTATTCGGCTGATATGCTGCAAAATCTGGTATCTGATATTTTGGATATATCGAAAATTGAAGCCGGCGAAATGCAGCTAATGGAACAAACGTTTAGTCTCAAAGATTTGATAAGCAGTATTTTACAGACTTTCAGGTTGAGGCTTACCGGCAAAAATGTAGAGCTGGATTTTAATTATGATTCAGAAATTGAGAATGAGGTAATCGGCGATTCTACATTTTTAACTCAGATTCTGATGAATCTTCTAAGTAATGCTGCCAAGTTTACAGAGGTGGGGAAAATAGGTGTGGAAGTAGGGTTGCTCTGCAAATTGGGCGATTATTATATGACCGAAATAAAAGTTTCGGATACCGGAAAAGGAATACCTGCTAACCAGATTGGTAAAATATTTGACAGTTTTAAACAGGTTGATGAACAGAATAAAAGCAAATATGGTGGTACAGGACTGGGTTTGGCTATTGTAAAGCAGCTTGTAAACCTCCATGGTGGGGAAATATCGGTAGATAGTGAAGAAGGTAAAGGTTCTACATTTATTTTTACGATGCCACTCAAAGATTCTTATCAAAAACCAAAAGATTTGATAGAAATGAGTGAAAATCTGTCAGATACGGTATTTAATGCGAAAATACTTTTGGCAGAAGACAACCTGCTCAACCTGAAATATGCCGAGAGCTTACTAACCAAATGGGGCATTGAAGTTCACAAAGCCGAAAATGGCCTTATAGCGTTGCAACTCCATGAAAATCACAAGTTTGATTTGATTTTGATGGATATAAGAATGCCGGAATTGGATGGCTATGAAACCACCAAAAAGATAAGGGAAAATGATAAATTAACGCCTATTATTGCTTTAACCGCATCAGCAGTTAACGATGAAATAGAGCAGGCAAGGCTATTCGGTATGAACGATATCCTGACCAAGCCTTTCGCACCTAATCAGCTTAAAGCCATGTTGGGCAAATATTTGTTGGTACAAAAACCTTCCGAAAATAGAAAGATTCAGGAACCGGAAGAAACTACCAACGACTACCTGGAAAAGATCTATGGTAATGATGTTAGGTATGCCTCCGATATGTTTGAATTGTTTTTGAATACCGTACCGGCTCAAATGCAACAGTTAGAAAACCTGGTAAATGATGCAAAAATTGGTGACATTGGGTATCTGGCTCATCAGATGAAGCCATCGTTTTCGATGGTAGGAATTCCAGAGCTCACTACATCTTTTCAAAGTCTTGAAAAACTCGCCAAGAATCAATCTGAAATTTTTGAGATTAAAAATGAGTTTAAAACCATAAAAACTCTCTTTGAAAACAAACTCGATTGGATAAAATCAGAATCAGGAAAACTGAAATCAAAAGCTTAA
- a CDS encoding class I SAM-dependent methyltransferase gives MTINELKENCIAVENVYLNKDQESKKDKQILKSNFDFTDKDILVAGCGMGGLTLWLSKEWNCSVTGVDSDPYKIEIAEIVKTKHKPKNVRFEHKDILLQPVTERFDYIILGNITENMPLQILEILLKKLSNSLKNKGKIILEYRPWGSPYLTDFQEKTNQYWGYLLPASIRSFLLKRKTNIKMTGLDENDSNCYINYKKVSTISSRLGLEMSSRITQSILDKYAIFKNTKPTKSIFKFFITKEFLVLSGKQEIKIGNIKRKIAEVA, from the coding sequence ATGACAATAAATGAATTAAAAGAAAACTGCATTGCAGTTGAAAACGTGTATCTGAACAAAGACCAGGAAAGTAAAAAAGACAAACAAATTCTAAAAAGCAATTTTGATTTTACGGATAAAGATATTCTGGTGGCAGGTTGCGGAATGGGTGGCCTGACTTTATGGCTCTCCAAAGAGTGGAATTGTAGTGTTACCGGGGTGGATTCTGATCCTTATAAAATCGAAATTGCTGAAATTGTTAAAACAAAACACAAACCCAAAAACGTAAGGTTCGAGCATAAAGATATTTTGCTTCAGCCGGTAACAGAGAGATTTGACTATATCATTTTAGGTAATATTACTGAAAATATGCCATTGCAGATATTAGAAATATTATTGAAAAAATTGTCAAATTCGCTGAAAAACAAAGGCAAAATTATCCTGGAATACAGGCCATGGGGTAGCCCATATCTTACTGATTTTCAAGAAAAAACAAATCAATATTGGGGGTATTTGTTGCCAGCCTCTATCAGGTCATTTTTGTTAAAAAGAAAAACAAATATAAAAATGACTGGTTTAGATGAAAATGATTCAAATTGCTATATCAATTATAAAAAAGTAAGTACAATTTCTAGCCGATTAGGTTTGGAGATGAGCTCAAGAATCACTCAATCTATTCTTGATAAATATGCTATTTTCAAAAATACAAAACCCACAAAAAGCATTTTTAAGTTTTTTATTACCAAAGAGTTTTTGGTCCTTTCAGGCAAGCAGGAAATAAAAATAGGAAATATTAAAAGAAAAATTGCAGAGGTAGCCTAA
- a CDS encoding n-acetylglutamate synthase, whose protein sequence is MINYNGKKFRPVSNTKNGDTSSETVFEYQQSGNILTSNYKGGNIMEGHLIALVDENGHIDMRYHHINTAGEIMTGVCNSTPEIMENGKLRLHEKWRWTCGDFSEGSSLLEEI, encoded by the coding sequence ATGATTAACTACAACGGAAAGAAATTCAGGCCGGTGTCAAATACCAAAAACGGCGATACTTCTTCGGAAACCGTTTTCGAATATCAACAATCCGGCAATATCCTTACCTCAAATTATAAGGGTGGGAATATCATGGAAGGGCATCTCATCGCTTTGGTTGATGAAAATGGCCATATAGATATGAGGTATCATCATATCAATACCGCGGGAGAAATCATGACCGGTGTGTGCAATTCTACCCCTGAAATCATGGAAAACGGGAAGCTCCGATTACATGAAAAGTGGCGTTGGACTTGCGGTGATTTTTCAGAAGGGTCCTCCCTGTTGGAGGAGATTTAG